One genomic region from Sphingobacterium sp. UGAL515B_05 encodes:
- a CDS encoding plasmid mobilization protein: MKENKNNKTKMIFVRLEEAEYDTLINRQKKTTERNLSAYIRKILAGKPMIKSVQNESLHEVIVTLSLLQKDLNGIGNNYNQMVKRLHTTDKIPEIKVWMQHYLDERQHIIDATITLKEYLDKTAQKWLQE, from the coding sequence ATGAAAGAAAATAAGAATAATAAGACCAAAATGATCTTTGTAAGGCTTGAAGAAGCCGAGTATGACACTTTGATCAATCGCCAAAAAAAGACCACCGAACGTAACCTTAGTGCTTATATAAGAAAGATTTTAGCGGGCAAACCGATGATTAAATCTGTACAAAATGAATCCTTGCATGAAGTAATTGTTACGCTTTCTCTGCTTCAAAAAGACCTGAATGGAATTGGAAACAACTACAATCAGATGGTAAAAAGGCTGCATACCACAGATAAAATTCCTGAAATAAAGGTCTGGATGCAGCACTATTTAGATGAGCGGCAGCATATAATTGATGCGACCATAACTTTAAAAGAATACCTGGATAAAACTGCTCAAAAATGGTTGCAAGAATAA
- a CDS encoding toll/interleukin-1 receptor domain-containing protein translates to MGTKGYNRADAGDNLSYVFDAFVNKEISGRPCVFLSHKREDKAACRIIAEYFKEAEIDYYLDEDDRNLQYASQAGDPLKITECIKNGIKKSTHMMVVISEKTYKSQWVPFEVGYGHASILDQEDLNSKSNNLKLSVLTLKDISDSALPDYLQVGHIIRGTNSLNEYIQQITEILEKSLLNEGRIIPSYNQNHPLDGVLNWKK, encoded by the coding sequence ATGGGAACAAAAGGATATAATAGAGCTGATGCCGGTGACAATTTAAGTTATGTATTTGACGCTTTTGTAAATAAAGAGATTTCGGGGAGACCCTGTGTATTTCTTAGTCATAAAAGGGAAGATAAAGCAGCTTGTAGAATAATTGCTGAATATTTTAAAGAAGCTGAAATTGATTATTATTTAGACGAAGATGACAGAAATTTACAATATGCATCTCAAGCAGGTGATCCATTAAAAATCACTGAATGTATTAAAAATGGAATAAAAAAAAGTACGCATATGATGGTTGTAATTTCAGAGAAAACCTATAAATCTCAATGGGTACCTTTTGAGGTGGGTTATGGGCATGCTTCCATTTTGGATCAAGAGGATTTAAACTCTAAAAGCAATAATTTAAAATTATCAGTATTGACACTCAAAGATATTTCTGATAGTGCTTTGCCTGATTATCTACAAGTTGGGCACATCATTAGGGGTACTAATAGTTTAAATGAATATATTCAACAAATAACTGAAATATTAGAGAAATCCTTACTTAATGAAGGTCGAATTATTCCTAGTTACAATCAAAATCACCCATTGGATGGAGTTCTGAATTGGAAAAAATAA
- a CDS encoding relaxase/mobilization nuclease domain-containing protein: MVARIKCSTNIRKPFHYNENKVREGDACLLAAENMLVHVDTHKDKAVLLLERQVALRPDVKVNSVHISLNFSPDEQLSNEQMELIARDYMEGIGFGNQPYLLYRHFDSGHPHCHIVTTNIGLDKSRISLHQIGKLKSEPVRKELENRYGLIKAEQQKTKISTINPLDATKVIYGKVATKQAISKVLNAVIPVYKYCSLAELNAVLGLYNVRAEQGNNGSRIEQNKGLVYRVLDHEGQCIGVPIKASLFTEKPTLPNLERRFLANDVGRSKFKDSLKNKIDITLKFKKCASFKEFQDRLKSQDIRLVPRVNGDGIIFGLTYIDLKSKAVFNGSALGKEYSAKAILERIHLAKIVNPETGFEKNIALGKGYPKELSNENNCIVVYERLHEKSALALMMQYEYAATNVPYEWKKKKKKRKK; this comes from the coding sequence ATGGTTGCAAGAATAAAATGTAGCACAAACATTCGTAAGCCTTTCCACTATAATGAAAATAAGGTTAGGGAGGGGGATGCCTGCCTGTTGGCCGCAGAAAATATGTTGGTTCATGTGGATACCCATAAGGATAAAGCTGTCTTATTATTAGAACGGCAGGTAGCGCTTAGGCCTGATGTTAAAGTGAATTCTGTGCATATCTCCCTTAACTTTTCCCCAGACGAACAACTATCCAATGAACAAATGGAACTAATTGCCAGGGATTATATGGAGGGAATTGGTTTCGGGAATCAACCTTATCTTTTATATCGCCACTTTGATAGTGGCCATCCACATTGCCATATTGTTACCACTAATATCGGCCTGGATAAGTCCCGTATTTCATTGCATCAAATTGGCAAACTTAAGTCTGAACCTGTGCGCAAAGAGCTGGAAAATAGATATGGATTAATTAAAGCTGAACAGCAGAAAACTAAAATATCAACTATTAATCCTCTTGATGCGACCAAGGTAATATATGGAAAAGTGGCAACCAAGCAAGCCATTTCAAAGGTGCTTAATGCTGTAATTCCTGTCTATAAATATTGTTCTTTGGCTGAATTAAATGCTGTGCTTGGACTATATAATGTCAGGGCAGAACAAGGAAATAACGGATCAAGAATAGAACAAAATAAAGGCTTAGTGTATAGGGTACTAGATCATGAGGGACAGTGTATAGGCGTTCCGATAAAGGCTAGCTTATTTACTGAAAAGCCTACTTTGCCAAACCTTGAGAGGCGGTTTTTAGCGAATGATGTTGGCCGTTCAAAGTTCAAAGATTCCCTAAAAAACAAGATTGATATTACCCTGAAATTCAAAAAATGCGCCAGCTTTAAGGAGTTTCAGGACCGTTTAAAAAGTCAGGATATCAGGTTAGTTCCCCGGGTAAATGGGGATGGGATTATCTTTGGACTAACATATATTGACCTGAAATCAAAGGCCGTATTCAACGGGAGCGCGCTGGGAAAGGAGTATAGTGCGAAGGCCATATTGGAGCGTATTCACCTGGCAAAGATCGTTAATCCTGAAACTGGATTTGAAAAGAATATTGCATTAGGAAAAGGATATCCAAAAGAATTAAGCAATGAGAATAATTGCATTGTAGTTTACGAAAGACTACATGAAAAGTCAGCTTTAGCATTAATGATGCAATATGAATATGCTGCTACAAATGTTCCATATGAATGGAAAAAGAAGAAGAAAAAGAGAAAAAAATAG
- a CDS encoding TIR domain-containing protein encodes MAKDYKIFISHSWAYHDDLEALRKLLNARGYFNVEFTEASKDVPINSTNAVYIKARLRAKIASSDVVLAMAGIYASHSDWMPWELETARSLGIPIIGVIPRGQLNISKEVYSRSIVDVKWNTESIVEAIRTHAK; translated from the coding sequence ATGGCAAAAGATTACAAAATTTTTATCAGCCATTCGTGGGCATATCACGATGACTTAGAGGCATTAAGAAAATTATTAAATGCAAGGGGATATTTTAATGTAGAATTTACTGAAGCATCCAAAGATGTTCCAATAAATTCTACAAATGCAGTATATATAAAAGCAAGGTTAAGGGCAAAAATTGCCTCTTCTGATGTTGTACTTGCAATGGCAGGTATTTATGCATCACACAGTGATTGGATGCCGTGGGAATTAGAAACTGCAAGAAGCCTGGGTATTCCAATCATTGGGGTAATTCCACGAGGACAACTTAATATTTCAAAGGAAGTATATTCAAGATCAATTGTAGACGTGAAATGGAATACAGAGAGTATTGTAGAAGCTATTAGAACACATGCTAAATAA
- the mobC gene encoding conjugal transfer protein MobC, which yields MSTGENEQGLRKIMDMTRWIAIFILVLHFYYYLYGWFKDIGLSWSFVDKVLINIYKVGLFTSFHKSKLIALTFLGLSLIGVKGKKSENITLKTSLKYLMPGLITYFIGYVLFLIPCPDNLASILYIGVTTIGVMLFITGGTYASRIIMDALADDIFNETNETFPQEERLIQNEHSINLPAKYKLKGKVRNSYINIINPYRGVLNLGTPGAGKSYFFMRHVITQHIKKGFTMFVYDFKMPDLSVIAYNTWLKNKDKYPGKSECYFINFDDLSRSHRCNPLDPMGIVDITDAAESARTILLGLNKSWISKQGDFFIESPINFLTALIWFMRKYQDGAYCTLPHVLELMQVEYEELFPLLATQPEIQILINPFQTAYKNGAMEQLEGQIASAKIALARLSSPQLYYVLSGNDFTLNINDPGAPKVVCMGNNPQKIKTYGAVLSLYVNRLIKIVNQKDKLKSSLLFDEFPTIYLSDIDSLIATARSNKVATFLAIQDITQLRKDYGKEQADVIMGIVGNIISGQVTGDTAKLLSDRIGRIMQDRQSLSINRNDTSISKSKQLEAAVPASRISALSSGEFVGTVADNPEERIELKSFHCSIQNDHEAIKAETDAYLPIPIIRKIDPVIVQRNYQAIRDEVREIVNAELQKLL from the coding sequence ATGTCTACAGGAGAGAACGAACAAGGATTGAGGAAGATAATGGACATGACCAGGTGGATTGCCATCTTTATTTTGGTCCTTCACTTTTATTATTACTTATATGGTTGGTTTAAGGATATTGGGCTGAGCTGGTCATTTGTTGATAAAGTTTTGATCAATATTTATAAGGTCGGTTTATTTACTTCCTTTCATAAATCAAAGCTAATTGCACTTACATTTTTAGGCCTTTCATTGATTGGCGTTAAAGGTAAAAAAAGTGAAAACATCACTTTAAAGACCTCTTTAAAATACCTAATGCCTGGTTTAATTACATATTTTATTGGGTACGTTTTGTTTCTGATCCCTTGTCCAGATAATTTAGCTTCCATTTTGTATATCGGAGTAACAACAATAGGAGTGATGCTGTTTATCACTGGGGGTACCTATGCTTCAAGGATAATAATGGACGCCCTGGCTGATGATATATTTAATGAAACTAATGAGACCTTTCCCCAGGAAGAGCGGCTAATACAAAACGAACATTCTATTAATCTTCCTGCAAAATATAAGTTGAAAGGGAAGGTGAGGAACTCTTATATCAATATCATCAATCCCTATCGTGGAGTACTAAACCTGGGTACACCGGGAGCAGGAAAGAGTTATTTCTTTATGCGCCATGTCATCACACAGCATATTAAAAAGGGGTTCACCATGTTTGTTTATGACTTTAAAATGCCAGACCTTTCAGTCATTGCATACAATACCTGGTTAAAGAACAAGGATAAATATCCGGGTAAAAGTGAATGCTACTTTATCAATTTTGATGACTTGTCAAGATCGCATCGATGTAATCCCTTAGACCCGATGGGTATTGTTGATATCACCGATGCTGCAGAGTCCGCACGGACTATTTTGCTTGGATTAAACAAGTCGTGGATCAGTAAACAGGGCGATTTTTTTATCGAGTCACCAATTAATTTTTTAACTGCACTGATATGGTTTATGCGTAAATATCAGGATGGGGCGTATTGTACTTTACCTCATGTATTGGAGTTAATGCAGGTTGAATATGAAGAATTATTTCCTCTTTTAGCCACCCAACCAGAGATTCAGATTTTGATTAACCCATTTCAAACGGCTTATAAAAATGGTGCAATGGAACAATTAGAAGGGCAGATCGCATCCGCAAAAATTGCTTTAGCAAGGCTATCTTCACCACAATTATATTATGTGCTTTCCGGTAATGATTTTACGCTAAATATTAATGATCCAGGAGCACCAAAAGTGGTTTGTATGGGTAATAATCCTCAAAAAATTAAGACCTATGGTGCTGTGCTTTCGCTGTATGTAAATAGGCTGATTAAGATCGTAAACCAAAAGGATAAACTGAAATCGAGTCTATTATTTGATGAGTTCCCCACAATTTATCTTAGTGATATTGATAGCCTTATTGCGACAGCCCGGAGTAACAAAGTTGCCACATTCCTGGCAATTCAGGATATTACCCAGCTAAGGAAAGATTATGGAAAGGAGCAAGCAGATGTTATTATGGGTATTGTTGGAAACATCATTTCCGGTCAAGTTACAGGGGATACCGCCAAGCTATTATCTGATCGTATTGGTCGGATTATGCAGGATAGGCAAAGCCTTTCGATCAACAGGAACGATACATCTATAAGTAAAAGTAAGCAGCTGGAAGCCGCAGTTCCTGCATCTCGTATCTCTGCTTTAAGTAGTGGTGAATTTGTAGGAACAGTAGCCGATAACCCAGAAGAAAGGATAGAACTAAAGTCCTTTCATTGTTCCATTCAAAATGACCATGAAGCAATTAAGGCTGAAACGGACGCTTATTTACCAATTCCCATAATACGTAAAATAGATCCTGTAATTGTTCAAAGAAACTACCAGGCTATTAGGGATGAGGTAAGGGAAATTGTTAATGCGGAGCTACAAAAGTTGTTATAG
- a CDS encoding PRTRC system ThiF family protein: protein MNKLPKVHFLANELQQPTNPIKINLIGAGGTGSFFLSGLARLNEALTAHGHAGLDVRLWDGDRVSTNNIGRQLFATSEIGLYKSVTLINRINRFFGTSWSAEARYFSNMPNGIQNSELLASIYISCVDNIQTRFDLSTILNNTKQFNNQVNRPRYWIDLGNSKDTGQIICSTIGHIAQPDSRKFIPVGQLPFITEEFESLLRSGEKDDNTPSCSLVDSLKKQSLFINSTLANLGCDMLTTLLFEGCLMERGILLNLKTRHCRPLPFD from the coding sequence ATGAACAAACTTCCAAAAGTGCACTTTCTTGCAAATGAACTGCAGCAGCCAACAAATCCAATTAAGATCAATTTAATAGGAGCAGGGGGAACCGGCTCCTTTTTTTTATCCGGACTTGCGCGTTTGAATGAAGCACTGACAGCTCATGGCCATGCTGGGCTGGATGTAAGACTTTGGGATGGCGACCGCGTAAGTACAAACAATATCGGAAGGCAACTATTTGCTACTTCAGAGATAGGTTTATATAAATCTGTCACACTAATTAACAGGATTAATCGTTTTTTCGGCACCTCCTGGTCCGCTGAAGCAAGGTACTTTTCTAATATGCCCAATGGAATCCAGAACAGTGAGCTTTTAGCTTCCATTTATATCAGTTGCGTAGATAATATACAGACAAGATTCGATCTCTCTACAATTTTGAACAATACAAAACAATTCAATAATCAGGTCAACAGACCAAGGTATTGGATTGACCTGGGGAATAGTAAAGATACAGGACAGATAATTTGTTCGACTATAGGTCACATTGCGCAACCTGACTCCCGAAAGTTTATACCAGTAGGCCAACTACCCTTTATTACCGAAGAATTTGAATCACTCTTGCGTAGCGGAGAAAAGGATGATAATACCCCCAGCTGCTCCCTGGTGGATTCTTTAAAAAAGCAGAGTTTATTTATTAACTCAACATTGGCCAATCTGGGATGTGACATGCTGACGACCTTATTATTTGAAGGATGCCTTATGGAAAGAGGGATATTATTAAACCTTAAAACGAGACATTGCAGGCCATTACCTTTTGATTAG
- a CDS encoding site-specific integrase: MLEKSFGLLFFLKKTDSSDGLKRKLYGRITVNGISKEFSTKRTWFKDRWDQGANRASGNKEDAKALNLFIDALVVKVYAVKKELIASGEDVTTENIFQELFGSTNDRKMVLEVFLEYNQKMSLLEDKDYAEGTIKRYETALSHTKEFINWKYKKDDLELRKLDYDFVKDFDFWLKTHRDCNQNTTSKYIANFKTVVLHCVKLGWLKKDPFYGFKLKHKEVEKEFLSPSELERLLNQKFETDRLGLVRDIFAFSCFTGMAYIDVYRLRKDQIYIGVDKLKWISYKRKKTDSLARVPILPPAMTLLNKYKNSTISEVNPKVFPCISNQKMNAYLKEIADICRINKELTFHMARHTFATTVTLTNGIPLETVSRMLGHKSIKQTQHYAKIVDTKISNDMHILKKKYSKTGSPQLVSNI; the protein is encoded by the coding sequence ATGTTAGAAAAAAGCTTTGGATTGCTGTTCTTCTTAAAGAAAACTGACAGCAGTGATGGATTAAAACGAAAATTGTATGGTAGAATTACTGTAAACGGTATTTCGAAGGAATTTTCAACAAAAAGGACCTGGTTTAAGGATAGGTGGGATCAGGGAGCAAATAGAGCGTCTGGAAATAAAGAAGATGCCAAGGCACTCAATCTATTTATTGATGCCCTGGTTGTAAAAGTATACGCTGTAAAAAAAGAACTAATAGCGTCTGGGGAGGATGTTACTACTGAAAATATATTTCAGGAATTGTTTGGCTCAACAAACGACCGTAAAATGGTCTTGGAAGTTTTTCTCGAATATAACCAGAAAATGAGTCTACTTGAAGACAAGGATTATGCTGAAGGAACGATTAAGAGATATGAAACCGCATTAAGCCATACCAAGGAGTTTATAAATTGGAAATATAAAAAAGACGACCTGGAATTAAGAAAGTTGGATTATGATTTTGTAAAAGATTTTGATTTTTGGCTCAAAACTCACCGAGACTGCAACCAGAATACTACTTCAAAATATATTGCCAATTTTAAAACTGTAGTCCTTCATTGTGTAAAACTTGGATGGTTAAAGAAAGATCCATTTTATGGTTTTAAGTTAAAACATAAAGAAGTTGAAAAAGAGTTTTTGTCACCTAGCGAATTAGAAAGATTATTAAACCAAAAATTTGAGACAGATAGACTAGGATTAGTTAGAGATATATTTGCCTTTTCGTGTTTTACCGGTATGGCTTATATTGATGTTTACAGATTAAGGAAAGACCAGATTTATATAGGTGTGGATAAGCTAAAATGGATTTCATACAAGAGAAAGAAAACAGATAGTTTAGCAAGAGTTCCGATCTTACCTCCAGCTATGACATTATTGAATAAATATAAGAATTCAACAATTTCAGAGGTTAATCCGAAAGTTTTTCCTTGTATTTCAAATCAAAAAATGAACGCCTATCTTAAAGAGATCGCAGACATCTGCAGAATCAATAAGGAATTAACTTTTCATATGGCCCGCCATACTTTTGCAACTACTGTCACTCTTACAAATGGAATTCCTTTGGAAACTGTTTCGCGTATGCTAGGACACAAATCTATAAAGCAAACACAGCATTATGCAAAAATTGTAGATACCAAGATCAGTAATGATATGCATATCCTAAAAAAGAAATACTCAAAAACTGGATCGCCCCAATTAGTGTCAAATATTTAA
- a CDS encoding TIR domain-containing protein: protein MGHRCFISFKTEDMHFKKHIHDNLDIDMIDHSLHEPINSDDEDYIMRRIREDYLSDSTVTIFLIGERSSENHPFENQNFLKRELQASLYNGVGNTKNGILGIVLPTMTDKIYLGSNSCSTCGGLHQIVKVDDNTVISEFSYNYYIPNDKCAWSEEDRYCVLVKWDDFCLNPEVYIDHAFNKRSHPISNFTKVRP from the coding sequence ATGGGCCATAGATGTTTTATTTCATTTAAGACGGAAGACATGCATTTTAAAAAGCATATTCACGACAATTTAGATATTGACATGATCGATCATTCCTTGCATGAACCAATTAATTCTGATGATGAGGATTATATTATGAGGCGTATTAGAGAAGATTACCTTTCTGATTCCACAGTTACAATTTTTTTAATTGGAGAAAGGTCTAGTGAGAACCATCCATTTGAAAATCAAAACTTTTTGAAACGAGAATTACAGGCTTCATTATATAATGGAGTAGGAAATACCAAAAATGGAATCCTTGGAATTGTTCTACCTACAATGACTGATAAGATTTATTTAGGAAGTAATTCCTGCTCAACCTGCGGAGGATTGCACCAAATTGTAAAAGTGGATGATAATACAGTAATTTCAGAATTCTCTTATAATTATTATATTCCAAATGATAAATGCGCCTGGAGTGAAGAAGATAGGTATTGTGTACTTGTAAAGTGGGATGATTTTTGTCTCAATCCTGAAGTTTACATCGATCACGCTTTTAATAAAAGAAGTCATCCAATTTCTAATTTTACCAAAGTAAGACCATGA
- a CDS encoding TRAFs-binding domain-containing protein: MKKICFVIMGYGKKTDPTLGKTFDLDKTYHNIIKPAVINAGYECVRGDEVQESGLIDRSMYGLLIYSDLVIADITTFNPNAIYELGIRHAAKPFSTIVMKEKDGNIPFDINHNKTFTYAHMGEDISATEAARCQEDLTNLILRVEKSKEVDSPLFQHIQSVKPYVLPEEEYNQLIKELAEKEKIIFALAEQAKAEMANNNFLKAKDLWKKASERIENDSYFLQQMALCTYKSKSPTEKVALNDALAIINRLDPEGRTTNDPETLGIAGAIYKRLWLLDRSEFAYLERAISYYRKGFEINADYYTGENYALCLELKGISSSDPDEKVFNRIAAKKTRQRIIEIISDLKLDGDFLIRSDLKWINATLSNCHLALNNEAEHNEYEKLFYSCSPLDWEISSYEETKNIIINLNK; this comes from the coding sequence ATGAAAAAAATTTGTTTTGTGATAATGGGGTATGGAAAAAAAACTGACCCTACTTTAGGAAAGACCTTTGATTTAGATAAAACTTACCATAATATTATTAAGCCAGCGGTAATTAATGCGGGTTATGAGTGTGTGAGAGGTGATGAAGTGCAGGAGTCAGGACTGATTGATCGGAGTATGTATGGGTTATTAATTTACTCGGATTTGGTGATTGCAGATATCACAACATTTAATCCTAATGCCATATATGAGTTAGGAATTCGTCATGCAGCAAAGCCTTTTTCTACTATTGTTATGAAAGAAAAGGATGGAAATATTCCTTTTGATATAAACCATAATAAAACTTTTACATATGCCCATATGGGAGAGGATATTTCCGCAACAGAAGCTGCAAGATGTCAGGAAGATTTAACTAATTTAATTTTAAGAGTTGAAAAATCAAAAGAAGTTGATAGTCCTCTTTTCCAACATATACAGTCTGTTAAACCCTATGTTTTACCAGAAGAGGAATATAATCAGCTAATTAAGGAGTTGGCAGAGAAGGAAAAAATAATTTTTGCTTTAGCAGAACAGGCAAAAGCGGAAATGGCAAATAATAATTTTTTGAAAGCTAAAGACTTATGGAAAAAGGCAAGTGAGAGAATTGAAAATGATTCATATTTCCTTCAACAAATGGCATTATGTACCTATAAAAGTAAAAGTCCAACTGAGAAGGTAGCTTTAAACGATGCCCTGGCAATAATCAACCGATTAGATCCCGAAGGAAGAACTACAAACGATCCAGAAACATTAGGTATTGCTGGTGCAATTTACAAAAGGCTTTGGCTATTAGATAGGAGTGAATTTGCTTATTTAGAAAGAGCAATAAGTTACTATCGAAAGGGATTCGAGATAAATGCTGATTATTATACTGGTGAAAATTATGCGCTTTGTTTAGAACTTAAAGGAATCTCAAGTAGTGATCCTGATGAAAAAGTATTTAATAGAATTGCAGCAAAAAAGACCCGACAGCGGATTATTGAAATTATAAGTGATTTAAAATTAGACGGCGATTTTTTGATAAGAAGTGATCTTAAATGGATTAATGCAACTCTTTCAAATTGTCATCTAGCGTTAAATAATGAAGCTGAACATAATGAATACGAGAAACTATTTTATAGTTGTTCACCCTTGGATTGGGAAATCAGTAGTTACGAGGAAACAAAAAATATAATTATAAACTTAAATAAATAG
- a CDS encoding DUF4231 domain-containing protein has protein sequence MIKDTDFPNYFLAGDNASKSAQKYYVRYVRWNLILMSISAAIAIYNYNTEESKRIVYIISGLILMGAFVLSLIIKTKKYEDIWYRGRALAESSKTLAWRFMTKSEYFEGSLTDNIVEQRFTQRLNEIQNEFKDIHANLKAADLRREVITQKMSEVRSLDILKRMEFYLRNRIDNQIDWYSNKADTNKQKYEGWFWAVIVMQFLAIVSIVFLIFYPSSSLNFVGIFTTLSASFFSWLQLKRYQENKEAYNTAVSELNLIKNQAKFITTDDEFSKFVLDSENAMSREHTMWLAQKRT, from the coding sequence ATGATAAAAGATACTGATTTTCCTAATTACTTTTTAGCTGGAGATAATGCCTCAAAATCTGCTCAGAAATATTATGTTCGTTATGTAAGATGGAACCTAATATTAATGTCAATAAGTGCCGCAATTGCAATTTATAATTACAATACTGAGGAATCCAAAAGAATTGTATATATAATTTCTGGGCTAATATTAATGGGAGCCTTTGTCCTGTCGTTGATAATCAAAACAAAAAAATATGAGGATATTTGGTATAGAGGACGTGCATTAGCAGAATCATCGAAAACCTTAGCTTGGAGGTTTATGACCAAATCTGAATATTTTGAAGGTAGTTTAACCGATAATATCGTAGAACAAAGATTTACTCAACGATTAAATGAAATTCAAAATGAATTTAAAGATATACATGCTAATTTAAAAGCTGCGGACTTGAGAAGAGAAGTTATTACCCAAAAGATGTCAGAGGTTAGAAGCTTGGATATTTTAAAAAGAATGGAGTTTTATCTGAGAAATAGAATAGATAACCAAATCGATTGGTATAGCAATAAGGCAGACACTAATAAACAAAAGTATGAAGGCTGGTTTTGGGCTGTCATTGTAATGCAATTTTTGGCTATAGTTTCAATTGTCTTTTTAATTTTTTACCCAAGTTCATCTTTAAATTTCGTTGGCATTTTTACTACGCTTTCGGCAAGTTTTTTTAGTTGGCTTCAATTGAAAAGATATCAGGAGAATAAAGAGGCATATAATACTGCCGTTTCTGAATTAAACTTGATTAAGAACCAAGCAAAGTTTATAACAACTGATGACGAATTTTCAAAATTTGTATTGGATTCAGAAAATGCAATGTCAAGAGAACATACCATGTGGTTAGCCCAAAAAAGAACGTAA
- a CDS encoding toprim domain-containing protein: MKSNVNLTCSQAKAIDVVSYLSTLGFEPTKIKANQFWYLSPFRNEKTPSFKVNRLMNRWYDFGEGIGGSIIDFGIRYYHCSISEFLNSYLGGRPVPLQNSDNVIQPFPKEPVLLVNSVRNLSTISLIKYLASRMISFELASIYLKEVSYTNSGRQFYGLGFQNNNGGWEIRSKHFKGSAAPKFLTHLCYGSDAIQVFEGFMNFLSFLQLDAAAGKSRSSDFLILNSTTMVAQAIPLLHTYHSVNLYLDNDPAGDKATCLIKLELPKAKDNRILFAGYSDLNEYLCAQGIMAWTPP, from the coding sequence ATGAAAAGTAATGTGAATTTAACCTGCAGCCAGGCCAAAGCAATAGATGTGGTGTCATACCTCTCTACTTTGGGCTTTGAACCTACAAAGATTAAGGCAAATCAATTTTGGTATTTGTCTCCATTTAGAAATGAAAAAACACCTTCTTTTAAAGTCAACCGATTAATGAACAGATGGTATGACTTTGGAGAGGGAATAGGTGGATCAATAATTGATTTTGGAATACGGTATTATCATTGCAGTATCTCGGAGTTTTTAAATTCATATTTGGGTGGAAGGCCGGTTCCTTTACAAAATTCGGACAATGTTATTCAGCCCTTTCCTAAAGAGCCTGTTTTATTGGTCAATAGTGTACGAAACCTAAGCACTATTTCTCTGATAAAGTATCTTGCTTCACGAATGATCTCCTTTGAACTTGCTAGTATTTATTTAAAGGAAGTTAGCTATACTAATTCAGGTAGGCAATTCTATGGTCTCGGATTTCAAAATAATAATGGGGGCTGGGAGATCAGATCAAAACACTTTAAAGGTAGCGCTGCTCCAAAATTTTTAACGCACCTATGTTATGGCTCAGATGCCATCCAGGTGTTTGAAGGATTTATGAACTTCCTTTCTTTTCTCCAGCTTGATGCAGCTGCTGGAAAATCCAGATCCTCCGACTTCCTTATTTTAAACAGCACCACAATGGTGGCCCAGGCTATTCCACTTTTACATACCTATCATTCTGTGAACCTCTATTTGGATAATGATCCGGCAGGAGATAAGGCAACCTGTTTAATAAAATTGGAACTACCCAAAGCGAAAGATAATCGAATCCTATTTGCTGGTTATAGTGATCTGAATGAATATCTATGCGCTCAGGGAATTATGGCCTGGACTCCTCCTTAA
- a CDS encoding metallophosphoesterase has product MNNDPKIFVMGDLHGAYKALIECLKRAHFDYENDTLIQLGDVVDGNPQVYECVEELMKIKNLIAIKGNHDAWFQKFLENDFHPQLWNYGGIATLESYLNHCQPLGKIIKTAKGIKPL; this is encoded by the coding sequence ATGAATAATGATCCTAAAATATTTGTTATGGGTGATCTTCATGGAGCCTACAAGGCCCTTATTGAATGTCTTAAAAGAGCCCATTTCGATTATGAAAACGACACTCTTATTCAATTGGGTGATGTCGTTGACGGAAACCCGCAAGTTTATGAATGTGTTGAGGAACTGATGAAAATTAAAAATCTCATAGCTATTAAGGGAAATCATGATGCCTGGTTCCAGAAATTTTTAGAAAATGATTTCCATCCACAATTATGGAATTATGGAGGCATTGCGACGCTAGAATCTTATTTAAACCATTGCCAACCTCTTGGTAAAATTATTAAAACAGCCAAGGGTATAAAACCTCTTTGA